One window of Macrococcus sp. 19Msa1099 genomic DNA carries:
- the def gene encoding peptide deformylase: MIKQLIEEQNPLLHREVKDVTQFDASLKALIKDLEDTLFHHDGVGIAAPQIGVDLKVALVDMESDGILQLVNPKIVSYSEETESDVEGCLSIPGVFGLVDRSIEIVIEANDLDGNKIEMTAYDDIARIIQHEVDHLYGELFTEKMTKQLTEEELEEMYGE; the protein is encoded by the coding sequence GTGATTAAACAATTAATAGAAGAACAAAACCCATTGTTACATCGTGAAGTTAAGGATGTTACTCAGTTTGATGCGAGTCTAAAGGCATTGATCAAAGATTTAGAAGATACATTATTCCATCATGATGGCGTTGGGATTGCTGCACCTCAGATTGGTGTGGATTTAAAGGTTGCATTAGTAGATATGGAATCAGATGGTATATTGCAACTTGTGAACCCGAAGATTGTTTCTTATTCAGAAGAGACGGAAAGTGATGTAGAAGGATGTCTGTCAATTCCTGGTGTATTCGGTCTTGTCGATCGTTCGATTGAGATTGTCATTGAAGCAAACGATTTAGATGGTAATAAGATTGAAATGACTGCGTATGATGATATTGCGCGTATTATTCAGCATGAAGTAGATCACTTATACGGTGAATTGTTCACAGAAAAGATGACGAAACAGTTAACTGAGGAAGAACTGGAGGAGATGTACGGTGAGTAA
- the fmt gene encoding methionyl-tRNA formyltransferase, with protein MSKIIFMGTPDFSAPILKALHESYGVSLVITQPDKPVGRKRVLTPPPVKVMAESLGIEVYQPESMKSDEAFEKVRALSPDLIVTAAFGQILPERVLDIPRLGCINVHASLLPKYRGGAPIHKAIINGEKYSGVTIMYMVKRLDAGDMIDTVKVPIEIDDTVGTLHDKLSDAGTQLLLEVMPSVLDGTNSRTSQNDSEATFASNVSREEEFVTFDRSALEVHNHIRGLSPWPVAFANFDGKVMKLWASEIAEGSGVPGEIIQADKSGIVIATNDRAVRITSLQPAGKKRMDAASFVAGAKSQLVGMKFNES; from the coding sequence GTGAGTAAGATTATATTTATGGGTACGCCTGACTTTTCAGCACCAATATTAAAGGCATTACACGAATCATATGGGGTGAGTCTCGTTATTACACAGCCGGATAAGCCTGTCGGGCGTAAACGCGTACTAACACCGCCTCCTGTTAAGGTGATGGCAGAAAGTTTAGGGATTGAAGTATATCAGCCCGAATCGATGAAAAGTGATGAAGCGTTCGAGAAAGTGCGTGCGCTTAGTCCTGATTTAATCGTTACAGCTGCTTTTGGTCAGATTTTACCGGAGCGTGTTCTTGATATTCCACGTCTAGGTTGTATTAATGTACATGCGTCGCTGTTACCGAAGTACCGTGGTGGTGCACCGATTCATAAAGCGATTATTAATGGTGAGAAGTATTCGGGTGTGACGATCATGTATATGGTGAAACGTCTTGATGCAGGAGATATGATTGACACTGTGAAAGTTCCGATTGAAATCGATGATACAGTCGGAACACTTCACGACAAGTTAAGCGATGCAGGAACGCAGCTATTACTTGAAGTAATGCCTAGCGTACTGGATGGCACGAATAGTCGTACATCCCAGAATGATAGTGAAGCGACATTTGCCTCTAACGTCAGTCGTGAAGAAGAATTTGTTACATTTGACCGCAGTGCACTTGAAGTGCATAACCATATTCGCGGGCTAAGTCCATGGCCTGTTGCATTTGCGAACTTTGATGGTAAGGTTATGAAGCTGTGGGCTTCAGAAATTGCTGAGGGCAGTGGTGTACCTGGAGAAATTATTCAGGCAGACAAGTCTGGTATAGTTATTGCGACGAATGATAGAGCAGTGCGTATTACATCATTACAGCCTGCTGGTAAGAAACGCATGGATGCTGCAAGTTTTGTTGCAGGTGCGAAGTCACAACTTGTTGGGATGAAGTTTAATGAATCATAA